A single genomic interval of Bacillus sp. es.036 harbors:
- a CDS encoding ammonium transporter: MKKMTGLFALLFLLSGGHVFAAGDATEVSALSASMDTVWIMIAAFLVFFMHAGFAMVETGFTRSKNALNILMKNLLTMSIGAVLYFIVGYGLMFGSSAGGFIGSDGFFLFGQSENLGFFVFQAVFAATCATIISGAVAERMKLISYIAVTVIMIGFVYPVVGHWIWGGGWLAELGFTDFAGSTVVHMTGALGAVVVVAFLGGRIGKYSNGKVNVIQGHNIPLGALGVFILWFGWFGFNAGSTLSASDALIPTIVATTLLSASSGVIGSALYSYIRYKQIDASLTLNGALAGLVGITAGTASVSPIGAMFIGLISGVILIEAVQLIDRRVKLDDPVGAIAVHGVCGVWGTLAVGLFAIDGGLFYGGGASLILVQAIGILAVMAWTMGTVGTFLFIYTRFSSIRVSREEEIQGLDFAEHGSTAYELRGGILNNNESPSSPSPFGHGLVERLNGLEPGVKEPQAEAKTSG, translated from the coding sequence ATGAAAAAAATGACTGGTTTGTTCGCTCTTCTCTTCCTTCTTTCAGGTGGGCATGTCTTCGCAGCAGGTGATGCTACAGAAGTCAGTGCCTTAAGTGCTTCAATGGATACCGTCTGGATTATGATTGCTGCATTTCTCGTATTCTTTATGCACGCAGGATTCGCAATGGTTGAAACTGGGTTTACTCGCTCGAAAAACGCATTAAACATTTTAATGAAAAACTTACTAACGATGTCGATCGGTGCAGTTCTTTACTTCATTGTTGGCTATGGATTAATGTTTGGTTCTTCAGCGGGCGGGTTTATTGGGAGTGATGGCTTCTTTCTTTTTGGACAATCTGAAAATCTTGGATTCTTTGTATTCCAGGCCGTCTTTGCAGCAACTTGTGCAACGATTATTTCTGGCGCAGTAGCTGAACGAATGAAACTGATTAGCTATATCGCTGTTACAGTAATCATGATTGGATTTGTCTACCCTGTCGTAGGCCACTGGATCTGGGGTGGCGGATGGCTAGCAGAATTAGGATTCACGGACTTTGCAGGATCAACGGTCGTTCACATGACTGGTGCGCTTGGAGCAGTTGTTGTCGTAGCGTTTCTCGGAGGACGTATTGGGAAATATTCGAACGGCAAGGTAAATGTTATTCAAGGACATAATATTCCACTCGGCGCTCTTGGCGTATTCATTCTCTGGTTCGGTTGGTTTGGTTTTAATGCAGGTAGTACCCTTTCAGCAAGCGACGCACTTATTCCTACTATCGTAGCAACCACTCTTCTCTCAGCTTCAAGTGGCGTCATCGGCAGTGCCCTTTATTCTTATATTCGCTATAAGCAAATTGACGCTTCCTTAACACTAAACGGCGCATTAGCTGGTTTAGTCGGTATTACAGCAGGTACAGCAAGCGTATCCCCAATTGGTGCTATGTTTATCGGTCTGATTTCTGGAGTTATTCTAATCGAAGCCGTTCAATTGATCGATCGCCGCGTGAAATTAGATGATCCAGTTGGAGCAATTGCGGTTCACGGTGTATGCGGGGTATGGGGAACTTTAGCAGTCGGATTATTTGCTATCGATGGCGGCTTATTTTACGGAGGCGGCGCATCACTCATCCTCGTTCAAGCAATCGGAATTCTAGCTGTTATGGCCTGGACAATGGGAACTGTTGGTACCTTTTTATTCATCTATACACGTTTCTCATCAATCCGCGTTTCTCGTGAAGAAGAAATTCAAGGACTTGACTTCGCAGAGCACGGCTCAACAGCATACGAGCTTAGAGGCGGCATTCTAAACAACAACGAAAGCCCATCATCGCCTTCTCCATTCGGCCACGGCCTAGTCGAGAGACTCAACGGACTCGAACCAGGCGTTAAAGAGCCACAAGCCGAAGCAAAAACCAGCGGGTAA
- a CDS encoding P-II family nitrogen regulator produces MKKVEAIIRPEAFQDLRDRLRDEGITGMTVSEVAGCGLQKKQTGVFRGSHFEVSLQAKIKVELIFDDHLLDHVVKNIRDICATGEVGDGKIFVYPVEDVIRIRSGEHGLTAFK; encoded by the coding sequence ATGAAAAAAGTAGAAGCTATTATTCGTCCTGAAGCATTCCAGGATCTGAGAGATCGATTGCGAGATGAGGGAATCACCGGGATGACCGTTTCCGAGGTAGCCGGATGCGGATTACAAAAAAAGCAAACAGGTGTGTTTAGAGGAAGTCACTTCGAAGTCTCACTTCAAGCAAAAATTAAAGTAGAGCTCATTTTCGACGACCATCTCCTTGATCATGTGGTGAAGAATATTCGAGATATATGTGCAACTGGAGAAGTTGGGGACGGGAAAATATTTGTCTATCCAGTTGAGGATGTTATTCGCATACGATCTGGTGAACATGGACTAACGGCATTTAAATAA
- a CDS encoding glycoside hydrolase family 13 protein: MLKEAIYHRPKNNYAYAYDQETLHVMIRTKKDDLTSVSLNYGDPYDWQNNKWQFTSQQLVVSGSDSLFDYWTITIKPPYRRLRYGFYLEDKDETYFYTEKGFYEKQPEDTNDYFSFPFLNPADVFTAPYWVKDTVWYQIFPERFANGDASLNPKGTLPWGEYPPQQNNFFGGDFQGVLDHLDHLIELGINGIYFTPIFKAESNHKYDTIDYMEIDPQFGNKETFKKLVDACHERGIKVMLDAVFNHSGYYFEPFQDLLKNGAQSRYKDWFHVRSYPIETKPLPSYDTFAFEAKMPKLNTENPEVREYLLQVGRYWIEEFDIDGWRLDVANEIDHRFWREFRKEVKKVKPELYILGEIWHDSMPWLQGDQFDAVMNYPLTSALLDHYASNTITAETMGDRLSSLLHSYPANVNEVAFNLLGSHDTPRLLTLAKEKKEVVKLMYLLQFSFPGTPCIYYGDEIGMKGGADPGCRECMIWYENEQDTELFEFLKEILSLRKQHSAFGNGGNFKIIDSNETLIQYKKQGNDETLLFLLNNSSNEVDVDLSNLKEKSKSILGSHYEHGSPLHLKSFGYAVLLLS; the protein is encoded by the coding sequence ATGCTTAAAGAAGCCATCTATCACCGTCCAAAGAACAACTATGCTTATGCTTATGATCAAGAAACACTACATGTTATGATTCGGACAAAAAAAGACGATCTTACTTCAGTCTCACTCAATTATGGCGACCCCTACGACTGGCAAAATAACAAATGGCAATTTACGTCTCAGCAGCTAGTTGTCAGCGGTTCAGATTCACTCTTTGATTATTGGACCATAACGATCAAACCGCCTTATCGCCGTTTACGATACGGATTCTATCTTGAAGATAAGGATGAAACTTATTTCTATACAGAAAAAGGCTTCTATGAAAAACAACCTGAAGACACAAATGACTATTTTAGTTTTCCTTTTCTCAATCCTGCTGATGTTTTCACTGCGCCTTATTGGGTGAAGGATACAGTGTGGTATCAAATCTTTCCTGAGCGATTTGCAAACGGTGATGCTTCGCTAAACCCGAAAGGAACACTGCCATGGGGTGAATATCCTCCTCAGCAAAATAACTTTTTTGGTGGCGACTTTCAAGGAGTTTTAGACCACCTTGACCATTTGATCGAGCTTGGAATAAACGGGATTTATTTCACCCCTATTTTCAAAGCTGAATCAAACCATAAATACGATACGATTGATTATATGGAGATTGATCCTCAATTTGGAAATAAAGAAACGTTTAAAAAACTCGTAGATGCCTGTCATGAGCGGGGAATCAAAGTGATGCTAGACGCTGTTTTCAATCATAGCGGCTATTACTTCGAACCGTTTCAAGATTTACTAAAAAACGGTGCACAGTCTCGTTATAAAGACTGGTTTCACGTCCGATCTTATCCAATTGAAACAAAGCCTCTGCCTTCCTATGATACATTTGCTTTCGAAGCAAAAATGCCTAAATTAAACACAGAAAATCCAGAAGTAAGAGAGTACTTACTTCAAGTTGGTCGCTATTGGATTGAAGAGTTCGATATTGACGGTTGGCGTTTAGATGTCGCCAATGAGATTGATCATCGTTTCTGGCGCGAATTTAGGAAAGAAGTAAAGAAAGTTAAACCAGAGCTTTATATTCTTGGGGAGATTTGGCACGATTCGATGCCTTGGCTACAGGGGGATCAGTTTGATGCTGTGATGAACTATCCTCTAACGTCTGCCCTTCTTGACCATTACGCCTCTAACACGATCACTGCCGAAACGATGGGAGACCGTCTCTCTTCACTGCTTCACTCTTACCCCGCTAATGTCAATGAGGTTGCGTTTAATTTATTAGGAAGTCATGATACACCAAGACTTTTAACGTTAGCGAAAGAAAAAAAAGAAGTTGTCAAACTCATGTACCTCCTTCAATTCTCCTTTCCGGGAACGCCATGCATCTATTATGGTGATGAAATTGGCATGAAAGGTGGCGCAGATCCTGGATGTCGCGAATGCATGATCTGGTACGAGAACGAACAGGATACCGAGCTTTTTGAATTCTTAAAAGAAATTCTCTCTCTTCGAAAACAGCACTCCGCATTTGGCAATGGCGGAAATTTTAAAATTATCGATTCAAATGAAACGCTAATTCAATACAAGAAGCAAGGGAACGATGAAACACTTCTCTTTCTGTTAAACAATTCATCAAATGAAGTAGATGTTGATCTTTCTAACTTGAAAGAAAAATCTAAAAGTATACTGGGCAGTCACTATGAGCACGGTTCTCCACTTCATCTCAAATCATTTGGCTATGCGGTATTGCTTTTAAGTTAA
- a CDS encoding extracellular solute-binding protein, whose amino-acid sequence MKRFFALFLTLVLAIGVLAACGPQNNENASSNGGGSDSEGDDANKPEKLVVWEDTDKGIALEPAIASFEEEYGIKVEFKELGMADEIREQIRLDGPAGTGPDVITLPHDQIGQAAVEGLISPIEVEQSVVDTFTESSIQAENFDGKLYGLPKATETPVFIYNKELMDKAPESMDEVYDFAKDFTKDKQYGFLALWDNFYFANAVLAGYGGYVFDRTDDGLNPEDIGLNNEGAVEGTEYIQKWYEEGLFPKGLIGENGGSTMDGLFNEGKAASVMNGPWSFQGYKDAGIDIGVAPMPKLPNGENFKTFIGVKGWHVSNFSENKEWATKLVEWLTNEENAKIRYEETAEIPPVKSLIEDPVIADNEGASAVAVQSQYGVPMPNIPEMAEVWEPAASALQLVATKKQEPKAALDEATKTIKSQIEQNHSN is encoded by the coding sequence ATGAAACGCTTTTTCGCTTTGTTTCTTACTCTAGTTCTTGCAATCGGCGTTCTTGCAGCATGCGGACCGCAAAACAATGAAAACGCTTCAAGTAACGGTGGAGGCAGTGATTCTGAAGGGGATGACGCTAACAAACCTGAGAAGCTCGTTGTTTGGGAAGATACAGATAAAGGGATTGCGCTTGAACCGGCAATTGCTAGTTTTGAAGAAGAGTATGGTATTAAAGTTGAATTTAAAGAACTAGGTATGGCGGATGAAATTAGAGAACAAATTCGTCTTGACGGCCCAGCAGGTACTGGACCTGATGTTATTACACTACCACACGATCAAATTGGACAAGCTGCGGTTGAGGGACTTATTTCTCCAATCGAAGTTGAGCAGTCCGTTGTTGATACATTTACAGAATCTTCTATTCAAGCAGAAAATTTTGATGGAAAGCTATACGGACTACCAAAAGCAACAGAAACACCTGTTTTTATTTACAACAAAGAACTTATGGACAAAGCACCAGAATCCATGGATGAAGTCTATGATTTCGCAAAAGATTTTACAAAAGACAAGCAGTATGGCTTCTTAGCACTTTGGGATAATTTCTATTTTGCAAACGCTGTCTTGGCTGGTTATGGTGGCTATGTCTTTGATCGCACAGATGATGGCCTGAATCCGGAAGATATCGGTCTGAACAATGAAGGTGCAGTAGAAGGTACTGAGTACATTCAGAAATGGTATGAAGAAGGGCTATTCCCTAAAGGTCTTATTGGTGAAAACGGTGGATCAACGATGGACGGTCTCTTTAATGAAGGAAAAGCCGCTTCTGTTATGAACGGACCATGGTCTTTCCAGGGTTATAAAGATGCTGGAATTGATATTGGTGTAGCACCAATGCCTAAACTTCCAAATGGCGAAAACTTTAAAACATTTATCGGTGTTAAAGGTTGGCACGTAAGTAATTTCTCTGAGAACAAAGAGTGGGCTACAAAGCTAGTAGAATGGTTAACAAACGAGGAGAATGCGAAGATTCGTTATGAAGAAACAGCTGAAATTCCTCCAGTTAAATCACTGATTGAAGATCCAGTTATTGCTGATAATGAAGGTGCTTCTGCAGTTGCAGTTCAATCTCAATATGGTGTTCCTATGCCTAACATTCCAGAAATGGCAGAAGTATGGGAGCCGGCAGCATCAGCCCTTCAACTAGTTGCTACGAAAAAGCAAGAGCCAAAAGCTGCACTAGATGAAGCAACAAAAACAATTAAGTCTCAAATCGAACAAAATCACAGCAACTAA
- a CDS encoding carbohydrate ABC transporter permease, with translation MEATERQTKHRKTALALSIIPGFGQFYNKQILKGLMFFILTVSFAVAFADLINIGLWGIVTLGEQLPRDHSIFLLTQGIIAVLVILIGLVIYFLNLRDAYLNGRNRDLGIPLNSVREQYRNVADQGFPYLMLTPGFFLLIFVVIFPILFVILLSFTNYDLYHSPPANLVDWIGIQNYIDIFKLDIWRDTFLDVFSWTIVWTFVATTGQIAIGIFLAVLMNQKDLKFKGIFRTIFILPWAVPAFVSILVFAGMFNETFGAINNDILAAFGIDAIPWLTEPFWTKIALILIQFWLGFPFIFAMVTGVLQSIPDELYEAATVDGANMWQKFRGITLPMVLFAIAPILITQYTFNFNNFNVIYLFNGGGPAVSGQTAGSTDILISWIYKLTFTSAQYGKAAAITMILSAIVIGVALWQFRRTKSFQEEDMM, from the coding sequence ATGGAGGCAACTGAACGTCAAACCAAGCATCGCAAAACAGCATTAGCACTTTCAATCATACCTGGATTTGGTCAGTTTTATAACAAGCAAATCCTCAAAGGACTAATGTTCTTTATTCTAACTGTTTCCTTTGCAGTTGCTTTTGCTGACTTAATCAACATTGGATTATGGGGGATCGTTACGTTAGGAGAACAGCTACCGCGAGATCATTCCATCTTCTTGTTAACACAGGGAATTATCGCTGTCCTTGTTATCCTAATCGGATTGGTTATTTACTTCTTAAACCTGAGGGATGCGTACTTGAACGGAAGAAATCGTGATCTTGGCATTCCTCTAAATTCTGTGAGAGAGCAATATCGAAATGTTGCAGATCAAGGATTTCCTTATTTAATGTTAACACCAGGCTTTTTCTTGTTAATCTTTGTTGTTATTTTTCCGATATTGTTTGTTATTTTGCTTTCATTTACAAACTACGATCTCTATCATTCTCCACCAGCTAATTTAGTAGACTGGATCGGGATTCAAAACTATATTGATATATTTAAATTAGATATATGGCGCGATACATTTTTGGATGTATTTTCGTGGACGATCGTTTGGACATTTGTTGCAACGACTGGACAAATTGCGATTGGCATTTTTCTCGCTGTCTTAATGAATCAGAAAGACCTTAAATTTAAAGGCATTTTCAGAACAATCTTTATCTTGCCATGGGCCGTACCAGCATTCGTATCTATTCTTGTGTTTGCAGGGATGTTTAATGAAACGTTTGGTGCGATAAACAATGACATTTTAGCAGCGTTCGGTATCGATGCGATACCATGGCTTACAGAGCCATTCTGGACGAAAATTGCTTTAATTTTGATACAGTTCTGGCTTGGATTTCCGTTTATTTTTGCAATGGTGACAGGTGTACTGCAATCGATTCCAGATGAGTTATATGAGGCTGCAACAGTTGACGGAGCGAACATGTGGCAGAAGTTCAGAGGAATTACGCTTCCAATGGTGCTGTTTGCCATCGCTCCAATCTTAATCACGCAATACACGTTTAACTTCAATAACTTTAATGTTATTTACCTGTTTAACGGCGGTGGGCCTGCAGTATCAGGTCAAACAGCTGGTTCCACTGACATTTTGATCTCGTGGATTTACAAGCTAACATTTACTTCCGCACAATATGGTAAAGCTGCCGCAATTACTATGATACTATCAGCGATCGTGATCGGTGTTGCACTGTGGCAGTTTAGAAGAACGAAATCATTCCAAGAAGAGGATATGATGTAA
- a CDS encoding sugar ABC transporter permease, with product MSPKMQNTLRLTLSYIAIAIACVIILYPVLWIVGSSFNPGDSLSGSSIIPKDATLDHYKSLFNTEESDYLLWYWNTLKICIITMILAVSMISCMAYAFSRYRFVGRKNGLMTFLILQMIPNFAALIAIYVLAYITGLLDTHFALILVYAGGLLPMNTWLAKGYFDTIPKELDESARIDGAGHFRIFWQIILPLAKPILAVVALFSFITPFTDFILAQVILRSEEKFTLAVGLYKMISDQFGNEFTTFAAGSVLIAIPISILFLSLQRYFISGLTAGGTKG from the coding sequence ATGAGTCCAAAAATGCAGAATACCTTACGCTTAACCTTGTCCTATATTGCCATCGCGATTGCATGCGTCATTATTTTATATCCAGTTCTCTGGATCGTTGGATCATCGTTTAATCCTGGAGATAGCTTATCTGGCTCATCGATTATTCCAAAAGATGCAACGCTTGATCACTACAAATCGTTATTTAATACAGAAGAAAGTGACTATCTACTCTGGTACTGGAACACACTTAAGATTTGTATCATTACTATGATTCTAGCTGTATCTATGATTTCTTGTATGGCCTATGCTTTCTCACGTTATCGCTTTGTTGGTCGTAAAAATGGATTGATGACTTTCTTAATCCTTCAAATGATCCCGAACTTTGCGGCACTCATTGCGATTTACGTTCTAGCTTATATTACCGGATTATTAGATACACACTTTGCATTAATCCTTGTTTATGCAGGTGGGTTACTTCCGATGAATACGTGGTTAGCGAAAGGTTATTTTGATACGATTCCTAAAGAACTTGACGAGTCAGCACGTATTGATGGAGCAGGGCACTTTCGGATCTTCTGGCAAATCATTTTGCCGCTTGCGAAACCGATTCTTGCTGTAGTAGCGCTTTTCAGCTTCATTACGCCGTTTACGGACTTTATCCTTGCTCAAGTTATCCTTAGAAGTGAAGAGAAATTCACGCTTGCTGTTGGATTGTATAAAATGATTTCTGATCAGTTCGGGAATGAGTTTACAACATTTGCTGCTGGATCTGTTTTGATCGCTATTCCAATTTCCATCCTATTCCTATCGCTTCAACGCTACTTTATTTCTGGCCTAACTGCCGGAGGAACAAAAGGATAG
- a CDS encoding LacI family DNA-binding transcriptional regulator yields the protein MAVTIKDVAKLANVAPSTVSRVIANNPRISEQTKRRVREAMEELGYHPNYNARSLANRSTQTIGLVMPSSADKALQNPFFPEVLRGISTKAHEKEYTLYLSTGATEEEMLQGVMGMVHGRRVDGIVMLYSRIDDKIMAFLEEQNFPFTVIGKPLVNPDSITHVDNDNFRAAKDVTDHFIGKGHKRIAFVGGNLDLVVTVDRLSGYEKALREADIPYSDDYVVHVEFLKEGGHEAVMELFSLEKPPTALVVADDLMALGIMSKLDEMGLSVPHDVSIISFNNVMLAEYASPPLTSVDINIFQLGYQAVNCLLEKIDDNEMASKRVCIPHQVVDRWSVRTLNESEKVN from the coding sequence ATGGCTGTAACGATAAAAGATGTAGCAAAACTTGCGAATGTCGCACCTTCTACAGTGTCGCGCGTTATCGCAAACAATCCCAGAATTAGTGAACAAACGAAACGCCGTGTAAGAGAAGCAATGGAAGAGCTTGGCTATCATCCTAACTACAATGCAAGAAGTCTTGCCAATCGGAGTACCCAAACAATTGGTCTTGTGATGCCAAGTTCTGCCGATAAAGCTTTACAAAATCCATTCTTTCCTGAAGTTCTTCGTGGGATTAGCACGAAGGCGCACGAAAAAGAATATACTCTTTACCTTTCAACAGGCGCAACTGAAGAAGAAATGCTGCAAGGGGTTATGGGGATGGTCCACGGTCGGAGAGTGGATGGAATCGTCATGCTGTACTCAAGAATCGATGATAAAATCATGGCGTTTCTTGAGGAACAGAACTTTCCATTTACAGTGATTGGCAAGCCATTAGTGAATCCTGATTCCATTACTCACGTCGATAATGACAATTTTCGAGCCGCGAAAGATGTGACCGATCACTTTATAGGAAAAGGTCACAAGCGGATTGCGTTTGTCGGAGGGAATTTAGATCTTGTTGTAACAGTGGATCGATTAAGCGGGTATGAAAAGGCACTACGAGAAGCTGATATTCCTTACAGTGATGATTATGTCGTACACGTAGAGTTTCTTAAAGAGGGTGGACATGAAGCCGTAATGGAGCTGTTTTCATTAGAAAAACCACCAACCGCGCTCGTTGTAGCCGACGATCTAATGGCCTTAGGAATCATGAGTAAATTAGATGAAATGGGACTATCAGTGCCTCATGATGTTTCCATCATTAGCTTTAACAATGTTATGCTAGCCGAATATGCTAGCCCCCCATTAACGTCTGTGGATATTAATATTTTTCAACTAGGCTATCAGGCCGTTAATTGCTTACTTGAAAAAATCGATGACAATGAGATGGCGAGTAAGCGAGTCTGCATACCGCATCAAGTCGTAGATCGGTGGTCAGTCAGAACGCTCAACGAAAGCGAAAAAGTAAACTAA
- the ligD gene encoding non-homologous end-joining DNA ligase has product MGQHSITVGDVELTITNAEKLLWKGVTKADYLNYLARISPLMLPFLHNKPLTVIRYPDGINGEAFYQRNCPEYAPDFIKTVEHQDNNYIICSDLPSLLWLGNQAAIEFHIPFSTYQTEKPSEIVFDLDPPSNEAFHLAVLAAKQIKDNLDRLHLTGFLKLSGNKGLQIHIPLPIDTFTYEQTKVFTAFMAKFLVETNPNLFTIERLKKNRNERLYIDYVQHASGKTIIAPYSPRGNAEGLVAAPIEWNELKDGLTPTDFSMERVLKRKLTPFRDYEKARDQQPLKEILDWLLTKKTNHL; this is encoded by the coding sequence ATGGGACAACATTCAATCACTGTGGGAGATGTAGAGCTTACGATTACGAATGCGGAGAAGCTTCTATGGAAAGGCGTTACCAAAGCTGACTATTTGAATTATTTAGCTAGAATCTCTCCCCTAATGCTTCCATTTTTACATAACAAACCGTTAACGGTCATTCGGTATCCTGATGGTATTAACGGAGAAGCCTTTTATCAGAGAAACTGTCCTGAATACGCTCCAGACTTTATTAAAACAGTTGAGCACCAAGATAACAATTACATTATTTGCTCGGATCTACCTTCCTTGCTATGGCTTGGTAACCAGGCTGCAATTGAATTTCATATTCCTTTCTCTACCTATCAAACCGAAAAGCCCTCCGAAATTGTTTTTGACCTTGATCCTCCTTCTAATGAGGCGTTTCATCTAGCGGTGCTCGCCGCAAAACAAATAAAAGACAACCTTGATCGCCTTCATTTAACAGGTTTTTTGAAACTATCAGGAAACAAAGGACTTCAAATTCATATTCCGCTTCCAATCGATACGTTCACTTATGAACAAACAAAGGTATTTACTGCATTTATGGCAAAATTCTTAGTTGAAACGAACCCTAACTTATTCACAATTGAGCGTCTTAAAAAGAACCGAAATGAGCGACTTTATATTGACTATGTCCAACATGCTTCAGGTAAAACAATCATTGCACCGTATTCCCCTCGTGGAAATGCTGAAGGGTTAGTTGCCGCACCAATTGAATGGAATGAATTAAAAGATGGATTAACGCCTACTGATTTTTCAATGGAACGCGTGTTAAAGCGTAAATTGACACCATTCCGCGATTATGAAAAGGCAAGAGATCAGCAACCCTTAAAAGAAATATTAGACTGGCTACTCACCAAAAAAACTAACCATCTATAA
- the ligD gene encoding non-homologous end-joining DNA ligase — protein MTSTYLPMLPTLTASIPDTANWLYEVKYDGYRTFLYWDGNTITLTSRNGHNFNKKFQLLHHSLIKLFKETNISFCVLDGEVCVLKNKYFANFEALHTGQEDNLSFMAFDLIELNNDVFLSTPLINRKTYLQKIMKKIPSNNSIYYVVSYTHADPLWNLITSHNGEGMVCKKADSIYSPGKRTKNWLKVKNWKLATVFLHAYDQTNGYFHTAVKRSGDIYQVANFTHGLRSEERTALFEVMKRNKVYEKAGLTYVDPGIVIQLKYLDLYKEKLRHPRFHQFCFDRSWEDCTWDNIQSLWEM, from the coding sequence ATGACTTCAACTTATCTTCCTATGCTCCCTACACTTACCGCCTCAATTCCCGATACAGCAAACTGGTTGTATGAGGTGAAATATGATGGCTATCGTACATTCTTATACTGGGATGGGAATACGATAACGTTAACGAGTCGAAATGGTCACAATTTTAATAAGAAATTTCAATTGTTGCATCACTCGCTTATCAAATTGTTTAAAGAGACTAACATTTCATTTTGCGTTTTAGATGGTGAAGTGTGTGTGTTAAAAAATAAATATTTCGCAAATTTTGAAGCCCTTCATACCGGTCAAGAAGATAACCTTTCGTTTATGGCGTTTGATCTTATAGAATTAAACAATGATGTCTTTTTATCAACTCCACTAATCAATAGAAAGACATATCTTCAAAAAATCATGAAAAAAATCCCTTCGAACAACAGTATTTATTATGTTGTTTCATACACTCATGCCGATCCCCTATGGAATTTGATTACCTCTCACAACGGGGAAGGAATGGTTTGCAAAAAAGCTGACAGCATCTATTCTCCTGGAAAACGAACGAAAAACTGGTTAAAGGTGAAAAATTGGAAACTTGCTACTGTTTTCTTGCATGCATACGATCAAACAAACGGGTATTTTCATACAGCTGTTAAGCGATCGGGTGATATTTATCAAGTGGCGAATTTTACACACGGGCTCCGTTCAGAAGAAAGAACAGCTTTATTTGAAGTGATGAAACGTAATAAAGTATACGAAAAAGCTGGTTTAACGTATGTAGATCCAGGCATAGTCATTCAGCTTAAATACCTTGATCTATATAAAGAAAAGTTGAGACACCCGCGGTTTCATCAGTTTTGTTTTGATCGATCATGGGAGGATTGTACATGGGACAACATTCAATCACTGTGGGAGATGTAG
- the ku gene encoding non-homologous end joining protein Ku produces MWKGAISFGLVNIPVKLYAATEDKDIKMRYLHKECHTPIQYEKRCPNCDRPLESEDIVRGYEYEDGKFVIMEKDEIEALAHEKNKSVEIVDFVELNDIDPIYFNRSYFIGPNDHGSKPYMLLKQAMEESGRIGLAKITIRSKEHLAAVRVYDKGLMLETMYFPDEVREIDNVPDIPEELEVSDKEKKLAKQLIEQLTTKFDPSQYKDERREAILALIESKISGNEIKVVEEKPKRNVADLMDALQASLDTSPKAPPKKKKAAPRKKKVAK; encoded by the coding sequence ATGTGGAAGGGGGCTATTAGCTTTGGATTGGTTAATATACCTGTTAAGCTTTATGCTGCGACAGAGGATAAGGATATTAAGATGCGCTACCTTCATAAGGAATGTCATACTCCGATCCAATATGAAAAGCGATGCCCAAATTGTGATCGACCGTTAGAATCAGAAGATATTGTGCGTGGTTATGAATACGAAGATGGTAAGTTCGTCATCATGGAAAAGGATGAGATTGAAGCACTGGCTCATGAAAAAAACAAATCAGTTGAAATTGTAGATTTCGTTGAATTAAATGACATTGATCCAATCTATTTCAATCGCTCCTATTTTATCGGTCCAAATGATCACGGAAGTAAACCGTATATGCTGTTAAAACAAGCAATGGAAGAGTCTGGGAGAATTGGGCTCGCTAAAATAACGATACGCTCTAAAGAACACCTTGCAGCGGTGCGAGTATATGACAAAGGTTTGATGCTTGAAACGATGTACTTCCCTGATGAAGTAAGGGAAATCGATAATGTTCCAGATATACCCGAAGAACTCGAAGTTAGCGATAAAGAAAAGAAGTTGGCAAAACAGTTAATCGAGCAACTAACGACAAAATTTGATCCTTCTCAATACAAAGATGAGCGACGTGAAGCGATATTAGCCCTTATTGAGAGCAAGATTTCTGGGAATGAAATAAAAGTTGTGGAAGAAAAACCGAAAAGAAATGTTGCCGATCTCATGGATGCCCTACAAGCAAGCTTAGATACAAGTCCTAAGGCGCCCCCAAAAAAGAAAAAAGCTGCACCAAGGAAAAAGAAGGTCGCTAAATGA